CTTTcacaaaattaattaaagaattatagttatttattagaaaaataaaaaaaagagTATAAAGTTAGACATGCAAGTATGACTATTTATAAGAATGTAACGATAATAATACTGTAAGTTTCTAGTAAATTTATAATCCTACGCCCTTATATACTAAAATCAAAGCACTGTCGCTTTCCCCACCACCGGCTAAGGTTTCGATTTTTTCTCTAGTAACCGAGCTCaccttatcatcattaaacTTCCACCATTTATTTCCATCCAAGTCGTTTTGATCTTTAACAAACGATTGATAATGGCCTGAATCGGCTGAAGAACCACTGTGGGTGATGATCGCACTAAGCTCATAAACTGACGAGGGGTTTTCGGTCGTTTCCTCCAAGTTAACGTTCGAAGGTAATActtgtttcaaatcatcGTTGAATTTAGACTTGATTGAAAGCAACTTCATATTTTCCTCTTCTTGCTGTTCAATTGGGTTCGAGGTAGATTCATTCTTGGCTTTCTTAAAATCACGAATCATATCCAAGTTCTCCTTCTCAACCTTTCTGATTTTGTCTCTTATTGACactttttcttcctttatTGATTCATCTAACATATCGGCAACATCTAATTCAAATGGGAATTGTACTCTCCTTAAAATCTTCGATTTCTTTTGTGTATCTCTCCTCCAGAAGAATCTAACAAAATGAACCGTTAAGAATTTTGGTAATCTAGTAATGGTTCTGCGTAATTCATACTCAGTATTAGATTGTAATGTGTCATTATACTTTTCTATAGATTCTTTTAAACCATCTAAAATCCCATCCTTTAAGAAATTtgttttaatatttatgtGACAATTGAGCTTAAAAGCATCTTCGTAATCAATTTTAGGAGTTTCTTCTGGTAATGCTAAACATTTCTGTTCCgttttgaatgataatCTGAAAAGATCACCAACCTTCAATGTTTGGCCCAAGGCGTTCAAAATTTGAGAAAATGCCTCCTCTGCATCTTGCTGCTTAAAAAAGCCTCTCTCTTGTTCAGCAAATTGAGGATATACATTTCTAAAAAGTGTCAAAAATAACATTGGGTTAACACTTTCAtgtttcttcaacatctGTTGAAACACACCTTTTAATGAAACGGTTAACGACTCGGTAGGAGTTCTGTTTACCCCGTTTgttgattcaaatttacttaatctgTCAGTCACCTCATTGATCTGAAATAAAGTTTGCAACGAAGAATTCAAGTAACAAGTGTTCCCTAAGTTCACTAACCCAGATGGCTCCATTCCGACcttattcaattggttTTGGTTCAAATCCTCTATAAACACATGCTTTTCTGCTGGTTTAGATGGCAAACCCTTGTCCGGAGTTCCTAAAACCATAATTGGttgtttcaaatttaaGTTCAAAGATGATACGGTAGCATCATC
This is a stretch of genomic DNA from Debaryomyces hansenii CBS767 chromosome G complete sequence. It encodes these proteins:
- a CDS encoding DEHA2G09328p (similar to uniprot|P43593 Saccharomyces cerevisiae YFR010W UBP6 Ubiquitin-specific protease), with product MSTFNISIKNAGKLYDIELESNDTGLKFKERIHELTNIPVERQKILIKGGKLNDDATVSSLNLNLKQPIMVLGTPDKGLPSKPAEKHVFIEDLNQNQLNKVGMEPSGLVNLGNTCYLNSSLQTLFQINEVTDRLSKFESTNGVNRTPTESLTVSLKGVFQQMLKKHESVNPMLFLTLFRNVYPQFAEQERGFFKQQDAEEAFSQILNALGQTLKVGDLFRLSFKTEQKCLALPEETPKIDYEDAFKLNCHINIKTNFLKDGILDGLKESIEKYNDTLQSNTEYELRRTITRLPKFLTVHFVRFFWRRDTQKKSKILRRVQFPFELDVADMLDESIKEEKVSIRDKIRKVEKENLDMIRDFKKAKNESTSNPIEQQEEENMKLLSIKSKFNDDLKQVLPSNVNLEETTENPSSVYELSAIITHSGSSADSGHYQSFVKDQNDLDGNKWWKFNDDKVSSVTREKIETLAGGGESDSALILVYKGVGL